GGGATCGTTGTGATAGGTAGGGATGAGATCGTTCTCGAAATAGAGCAATCCGTCCTGGCCCACGGGGACCTCTTCCCCCTCGGCATCGCAGACATGCAGCGTGCCGTGGATCGCCTTGCCGACGCTGCCGGGATGGGTCAGCCAGTCCTCGGCCTTGATCAGCGTCATGCCGACGCCTTCGGAGCCGGCGTAATACTCGTTGATGATCGGGCCCCACCACTCGATCATCTCGCGCTTGATCGGCACTGGGCAGGGCGCGGCAGCATGCAGCGCACGCTGGTGGCTGGAGAGATCGTAGCGCGTGCGCACCTCGGGATCGAGCTTGAGCATGCGCACGAAATGCGTCGGCACCCACTGGCTGTCGGTGATCTTGTATTTCTCGATCGTCTCGAGCGCGTGCTCGGGATCGAACTTCTCCATCACCACGACCGTGCCGCCAAGCCGCTGGGCGGTGGTGCACCAGCCGATCGGTGCGGCGTGATAGAGCGGCGCGGGCGAGAGATAGACCATGCTGCCATCGGCGGGCATGCCGGCGCCCATCACCGCGAGGCCCATCAGCGGATTGGTCGCGAGGATGTCGTCGTCCTCGGGCGGCGCGGGCTTGACCCCCTTGGGCCGTCCGGTGGTGCCCGAGGAATAGAGCATGTACTGTCCCGGCGCCTGGTCGGCGATCGGCTCGGCAGGCTGCGCGGCGAGCGCGGCTTCGTAATCTTCCTCGCCCTCGCCATCGACGATCAGCAGCGGCAGGTCGGCGCATTCGTCGCGGATGCCCTCGATCGCCTCGGCATAGCGCGTGCTGGTGAGCAGGAACTTGGCTCCCGCATCCTTAAGGATGTAGCAGATCTCCGGCGCGGTCAGCCGGGTCGAGATCGGCACCATCATCGTGCCCGCACGCTGCGAGCCCCACACCACCTGCAGGTAATGGACATTGTTTTCCATCAGCACTGCGAAATGGTCGCCGCGCTTGAGCCCGCGTGCCCGCAGCAACTGCGCAAAGCGGTTCGCATAGGCGTCCATTTCCGCGAAGGTCACGGTCTGGCCGCTGCCCGCCATGATCATCGCGGGATGGTCGGGGCGCGTCTGCGCATGGGTAATGGGGTGCATGATGGGCTTCTCTCTCCTGTCTGCCGGTCCGACGTTCTGCCGCGGACTCGTCCAGTTTCGAGAAGAAACCTACCCAAGCCTCTCGCATGGGCAAGAAAAAAGGCGGCAGGATCGCTCCCACCGCCCCTTTTGCGACCCTTGAAGGGCTAAAATCTTATTCTTCGCCGTCACCCTGGCCGCCCTGGCCGGTGGCGAGCGCGAAAGCGCGCTGTGCTTCCGATTCGACCATATAGGGAACCGGGTTGACCGCCTTGCCGTCGATGCGGACTTCATAATGCAGGTGCGGGCCGGTCGAACGGCCGGTCGAACCGACATAGCCGATGATGTCGCCCTTCTTGACGCGGCTTCCCGCAGTCACCGCGATATCCGACATATGCGCGAAGCGGGTCTGCAGGTTCGCGCCGTGTTCGATCGAGACATATTTGCCGTAGCTCGAGAACCATTCCGCCTTGCTGATGTAACCATCCGCAGTTGCATAGATCGGCGTACCGGTCGGCGCGGACAGGTCGACACCCTTGTGGCTGCGGCGACCGCCGAGCACAGGGTGGGTCCGCATGCCGTAATCGCTGGTCAGCCGCGTGTCGTCGAGCGGCATGCGCGACGGCACCGAAACCCGGGCAGCGGCCGGGGTCGTACGATCGAGTTCGTCCCACTTGGCGAATAGCTGCTGGAACTGCGCGTCGTCGCCAGCCTGGGCGGGTGCAGTGACCTTGCTCATGTCGATCGCGCCGACAGCGGCCGCGGCGTTGGTTTCCTGCGCATGGGCCGGAGCGGCGGCAATACCGAAACCAGCCATCAATGCGAGAACAAGCGAAGTGCGCTTGGTGATCATGCTAACCCGTCCATCCGGCGCTTTGCGCGCCTGTTCGATTTTTGGCGATCCCGGCGTCCCGGCCGTTTCCGCCCTTTTCAGTCTGCGCCGGAACCCCCCGGCTTCTTGTGAGTTTGGGTTATCGGCAGAAAAGTTAATCAAGCAATAGCTGCGCAGGAACCGCGCGGCAGGTTGCCTGCGAAACGCGTTGAGTCGTTTACCGCTACCCCTGCCGCTCCCAAGAGACCCGGACCCGGCGATTTTTCGCTTTATTTTCTGTAGGTTACCACTGAACGGCGTTCCGGAGCCGTGAAAACGCTTCGGGCCGATCGCAATAAGGGCGATTGCCCGGTCAATGATTCGTTTGAGAATATGTGCCCTGAATTCATGGGCTTAGAACGTCACTCGCCCTCGCGGGCCGCTTTTCGCTTCTACCGGCGAATCGCATTCCGCACCGGACCGCCTGCCCTCGCGCCCCGTAGTGTGGCGGAGGGCTGCTGCCCCTCGGTTCAGCGCGCCGCGCACCGACAGCCGCCTGAATCCAGCGCGGCAGATCGGTAGCGGCGAGGAGACACGTCAGCCGCCGCGGACCGCCGCGAGCACCTCTTCCGCGTGGCCCTTGACCTTTACCTTCGGCCAGACGCGCTGAATCCGGCCCTTCTCGTCGAGCAGATAGGTCGAGCGGATCATCCCCATGAAGGTTTTCCCATACATCTGCTTCTCGCCCCATACGCCGAGCGTATCCGAGAGCCCGCCCTCGGCCGCATCGGTTGCGAGCGCGACGGTGAGATCGTGCTTGGCGATGAAGTTCTGGTGCTTCTTCGCCGAATCCTTGCTGACCCCGAGCAGCGCCGCGCCCGCCTTGTCGAACTCGGGCTTGAGGGCGGAGAAATCCTTCGCCTCGGTGGTGCAGCCCGGGGTGTTGTCCTTGGGGTAGAAGAAGATCACCGCCTTCTTTCCCGCCAGGTCGGCCTTGGTCAGCGTGCCGCCATCGGGCGTTTCCATGGTGAAATCGGGAAAGGCATCGCCTTCGCCATAGGTCTTGGTCATTCGTCCATCTCCAGGGTTTCGCCGAACACATCCTGCCATGCCGCGGCTACATCGTGACGCGCCGCGCGCAGGCAATGCGTCAGATCCGCATAGTCGCCGCACCCGCTCTGCCGCGCCAGCAGCGCCGCGGCCGCGGGATTGGGGCGGGCCAGGTCGGGCGCGAGCAGCCGCGTACCGACCAGCAGCCGCGTCATCAAGCGGTGCGCGCCTGCAAGCGCGGGCGGCAGTTTGCCCGCGGCGACCAGCTTGCCGATGACCGGCCCCAGATCGGGGCCAAGCGCAGCGCGATCGCGCAATTGCAGGTAGTGCACCAGGAATTCGATATCGACGAGCCCGCCGCGCAGCAGCTTGGCATCGAGCGGTCCCTTGGCCGATTTGTGCGCCGCCATCTCGCCGCGCATCGTGAGCACGTCTTTGCGCAGGCTATCGGGATCGCGTTCGCGGCACAGGATCGACGTCACCAATTCGCCGACCTCGGCACGCGCGGCCTCGCTCCCCACCAGCACCCGTGCGCGAGTGAGCGCCATATGCTCCCACGTCCAGGCATCCTCGCGCTGGTAGCGCGCAAAGCTCTCCACGCTGGCCGCAAGCGGTCCCTGATTGCCCTGTGGTCGCAGCCTCGTGTCGACTTCGTAAAGCGCGCCCTGCGCTGTCGGTACGCTGAGCGCGGCGGTAACCCGCTGGGCGAGACGATTGAAATAGAGCGTTGCGCCAAGCGGGCGCTCGCCATCCGATTCGCCTTCATGCGTGCCGGTGAAAAGATAGACGATGTCGAGATCGGACGCATGAGTCAGCACCCCGCCGCCCAGCCGCCCCAGCCCGACGACAACAAGTTCGCTGCCCGCGATCCGGCCATGCTTTGCGGCAAATTCCTCCTCGGCCGCCGCCACCGCGACCTGCAAGGCGGCCTCTGCCGTCCGCGCAAGCCCGGCAGCGATGGCCAGCGGATCATGTGCCGCCTCCACCAGTTGCACGGCGAGCGCGAAGCGGGTTTCGCCTGTGACCACGCGCAGCCGGTCGAGCTGCATCTCGTAATCGTCGCCGCGTTCGCGCCGGCCCATGTGCGCTGCGAGCTCGGCAACACTGCCCGGCAGGTCGAGCGCTGTACGGTCGATCAGCGCGTCGAGCAGTTCGGGCCGCTGCGACAAATCCTCGGCCAGTGGCGGCGCGAGCGTCAGGCAATCGGCAATCAGCGCGAACAGGCCGGGGCGCGCTTCGAGCAGGCGGAACAGGTTGATCGCGCTCGGCAGGCGCGCGATCAGGCTTTCCCAGCGCACTGCGGCAGCCGCGGGGTCGGGCGAATCCGCGATCGAGGACAGCAGGTCGGGGCGGATCGCCTCGAAGGCGCTGAGCGCGGCGGTGCTGCGCAGCGCCGGATACCGCCCCCCAGTCCACTGGCTCATCCGTTCGACCAGTTCGACCGGGATGTCGGGCGCGGCGCCGGTGTCCGCCACGACATGCGGCGCGCTCTTGGGGACCGATATCCGGTCCTCGTCGAGCAGGGCATCGAACCGTTCGGCGACCGGGCGGGCGAGATCCTCCACCAGCGCAATCAGCGCGGCGCCGCCATCCAGTCCGTGCAGCCGCGCGGCCGTGTCCAGCGCTTCCCCCGCAGGGAGCGTATGCGTCTGCTTGTCGCCGACCATCTGCAGCCGGTGCTCGATCGTGCGCAGACCGTCGTAGCTTTGGCCCAGCGCTTGCGCATCCGCCGAGGATATCCGGCCGGTCGCGGCTAGCGCATCGAGCGCCGCGCGCGTTCCGCGGACCCGCAGCGAGGGGTCGCGCCCGCCATGGATCAACTGATGCGTCTGGGCGAAGAATTCGATCTCGCGAATACCGCCGCGCCCCAGCTTGAGGTTGTAGCCCGGCTCCGGAACCCGGGGCCCGCGCTGTTCGTCGCGGATGCGGTGGGTCAGGCGGCGGACCTCGTCGATCGCACCGAAGTCGAGGCTGCGGCGCCAGACGAAGGGGCGGATATGGTCGAGGAACGCCTCGCCTGCACCGATGTCGCCCGCACAGGCCCGCGCACGAATGAACGCCGCGCGCTCCCACGCCAGTGCCGAACTTTCGTAATGCGTGATGGCCGAGTCGAGCGAGATCGCCAGCGGACTGACTTCGGCTGCCGGGCGCAGGCGCAGATCGACCCGGAAGACGTAGCCTTCGCTGGTGACATCCGACAGCAGCCGCACCGTTTCGCGCGCATAGCGCTGGGCCGCCTCGCCCGGTTCGTCGCGCTCGCGCCGAGGTAGCTGCTCGGGCTCGTAGAGCAGGATGGGGTCGATGTCGGAGGAATAGTTGAGCTCGCCCGCGCCATGCTTGCCCAGCGCGAGGCCGATCATTCCCGCTGGCTCGGCATCGGGCACGCGCTTGCGAATCGCCGCCGCAAGCGCCGCATGCAGCGCGCGGTCGGCAAAGGTCGACAGTTCGCGCATGACCTTCTCGAGATCGAAGGCCCCCGCGAGGTCGCCTACCGCCAGCACCAGCGCCAGACCCAGACGTTCGCGCCGCAGCGCCGTTGCCACGTCGGCTTCCGCGACCTGCTTGGCCGCCAGCAGCGCCTCTTCGCCCGCGCCCTCGGCCAGCATCCGGGCCAAGTCCGGTCGGCGCTCCAGCACGCGCGCAAGGAAGGGCGCATGGTCGCGGGCGCGGTTCAGCGCGGAGGTCCAGTCGGCAGCCATCGCCGGCATCCCTGCCGCCGCCTGCGCGCCCGCGCAAGCTTGCCCTCGTCCCGCCATGCTGACACAAGCGCGCGCAATGCGAGATGTGAGAAGAGGAACCTCTGCGATGAAACGCTTCATCCTTGCCGCGAGCGCGGCGCTGGTGCTGTCCGCCTGCGACATGGGGCTGGATCCCGATGCAGGCGCGGACACCGGGCTCGACCTGCCCGAAGTCGCCGACGGCACACTGTCCGAAGAGACGATGAAGCGCGTCACCGAACGGCTGTCCTCGGACGAATTCGAAGGCCGTGCACCGGGTACGCCGGGCGAGGAAAAGACCGTTGCCTATCTGATCGAGGAATTCGAGAAGGCAGGCCTCGAGCCGGGCAATAACGGCAGCTGGGTGCAGGATGTCCCGCTGGTCGAGATCACCGGCAAGAATTACGCGCCGCTGACGATTGCGGGCGGCGCAGGCGAGGCGATGGAACTGGCCTATGCCAGCGACTGGGTCGGAGTGACCTATCGCGAGGATGTCCAGACCACGCTCGAGGACAGCGAACTGGTCTTCGTCGGCTATGGCATCAACGCCCCCGAGAAGGGCTGGAACGACTATGCCGGGCTGGACATGACGGGCAAGACCGCGGTCATCCTCGTCAACGATCCCGATTTCGGCGCGGAAACGCTCGAGGGTCCGTTCAACGGTAAGGCGATGACCTTCTATGGCCGCTGGACCTATAAATACGAGGAAGCCGGACGCCAGGGCGCGGCGGGTGCGATCATCATCCACGACACTGCGCCGGCCGCCTATGGCTGGAACGTAGTCGAAAGCAGCTGGTCGGGTCCGCAGGCCTATGCCTCGCGCGGCGACAATCCCCCGCCGATGACGCAGGTAAACGGCTGGGTGCAGAAGACCGTGACGGAGAATATCTTCGGCGCCGCGGGCAAGGACCTCGGCGAACTGTCGGCCGCCGCGCGCGAGAAAGGCTTCACTGCCGTCCCGCTTGGCCTCACCGCCTCGACCAGCTTCCGCAACGATATCCGCACCTTTGCCTCGCAGAACGTGATCGGCATGTTGCCGGGCAGCGAGCGCGCCGACGAATATGTCATGCACACGGCGCATTGGGATCACCTCGGCCGGTGCACGCCGGCACCCGATGGCGACGACATCTGCAATGGCGCGGTCGACAACGCCACCGGCACCGCCGCGCTGGTCGCATTGGCCGAAGCGCATGCCAAGGCAGGCCCCGCCAAGCGCAGCCTCGTCTTCCTTGCGGTGACCGCCGAGGAATCGGGCCTGCTCGGCGCGGACTATTATGCCGCCAATCCGGTGTTCCCGCTCAACCGGACAGTTGGGGGGATCAACATGGACGCCTTCCTGATGGCGGGCGCGGCGAAGGACGTAACCGTGGTCGGACCGGGCAAGTCACAGCTCGATCTGTTCCTCGACAAGGCGCTGATTAACGATGACCGGGTGACTACGCCCAATCCGAACCCCGAAGCGGGCTATTACTATCGTTCGGACCATTTCGCCTTCGCCAAGCGCGGCGTGCCGATGCTCTATCTCGACGGCGGCGAAGACCTGATCGAGGGCAGCACCGAAGCGGGCGCGGCAGTGGCCGCCGATTATCGCGAAAACCGCTATCACGGGCCGAAGGACGAATATGATCCGAACTGGGACTGGTCGGGCGTGATGAGCGATCTCGCGCTGTTCTATCGCATCGGGCGGATGCTGGGCGATTCGACCAGCTGGCCCAACTGGAACGAGGGCGACGAGTTCAAGGGCACGCGCGACGAGGATTGCGCCGCCGAAGGCGCTGGCTGCGCCGCCTGAGCCTGCCGAGCGGGAGAACCGGTCCATGACGTTGCGCATGCCGCCCGAATGGGCACCGCAGGACTGGCTGTGGATCGGGTTCCCGCACGACGCGGATGAATGGCCCGCAGTGCTCCCGCGCGCGCAGGAGCAGATCGCGGCCTTCGCCAATGCCGTGGCTGAGAGCGGACAGGAAGTTCGCCTGCTGGTCCGCGACGCCGCCAACGAGGCACGCGCGGGCCAGCTGGTAACCGGCGCCGTCACGCTCGAACGGCGCAGCTACGGCGACGTCTGGCTGCGCGACACGGGTCCGCTGGTGCTGTGCGACGGAGCAGGCAACCGCGCCGCGCGGCGGTTCGGTTTCAACGGCTGGGGCGGCAAATATCTGATGGACGGCGACCAGACGGTCGGCGCCGAACTCGGCGCGGATGCGGGGCTACCGGTGGAAGTGGCGGACTGGATCCTCGAAGGCGGGGCGATCGACGGCGACGGCACGGGGCTGGTGGCCACGACCGAGCAGTGTCTGCTCAATCCGAATCGCAACCCGCAGCTGTCGCGCGAAGCCATCGAAGAGCGCCTGAAGCGCGACCTCGGCTTTGACCGCGTGCTGTGGCTTGGCGAAGGGCTTATCAACGACCACACCGATGGCCATGTCGACAATCTCGCGCGCTTTGTGGCGCCCAACACGCTGTGCCTGCCACGCGCCACCGGCAAGGACGATCCCAATACCGCGATCTACGCCGACGCCAAGGCGCGTGCCGAGGCTGCGGGCGTGACCGTGAAGCAGATCCCCTCGCCCGGGCTGGTCACCAGCGGCGACCATGTCGAACCCGCGAGCTACGCCAATTTCGCGATCACCAGCCATCTCGTCGTCGTGCCGACCTTCGGCAGCCCGCATGACGAAGATGGTGTGGCAGCCGTCGCCGAACTGTTCCCCGACCGCGCAACGATCGGCCTGCCGGGCGATGCCGTGCTTGCCGGCGGAGGCGGGTTCCATTGCGCCAGCCAGCAGATGCCCGCGGCCGGATGGCAGCCTTAACCTTTCATTAGCTATTGCAGCCGAGAATGGCGGTCATGGTCAAGCCCACCGCTCTCTCCCGCACGCAGACCCCCGCCCAGTCGGTGGTCGATCTCGCGCGCGCGCTGATCGTGGGTGGCTGCGGCCTTGCGCTGGTCCTCGCCGGACCGGTGCTGCCGTTCTGATCGCCTAGAGCAGCCGCAGCAGCGCCGCGAGCGCAGCCCCGCCCAAAATCACGCCGACGACCGCGCGCCACAGCGCGTCCCCGATCCGCCCCGCAGCGCGATCCCCCAGCCAATTCCCCAGCAATACGGCGGGGAACAGCAACGCCGCCAGTAGCGGCAAGCGCCAGGCGAGGATTCCCAGCGCGGCGCCCGAAACCAGGCCCGCGCCTGCCGCAATGGTGAAGATCAGCATCATCGAGGCCTTGGCCGTCTCGCGCGGGATGGCTCGCCCGACATAATAGGGCACCACCGGCGGGCCGGGCATTCCCGCATAACCCGTCATCAGCCCGCTCAGTACGCCCACACCCCCGGTCGCCAGATGCCCCGGCTCGGTGCCCGCCCGGCGCGGCAGGAGAATGGCGAAGAAGGCGGACAGCGCAATCATCGCGATCAGGAAGCGCGCGAGGTCATCGCTCGTCGCGGCCAGCGCCAGCAGGCCGAGCGGGGTGACCAGCACCACGAGGATGGATATGCGCCATGCCGATCGCTCCGCCCCGCGCACCAGCCGCCGAACCTCGCTCAGCCCGATGAAGAGCGAGAGGAAATTGGCCAGCAGCACCGCCTCCACCGGCGCCAATGCCAGCGCGAGGATCGGGACCAGCAGGATCGCCATGCCGAAGCCGGTCAGGCCGCGCACGAAGGCCGAGCCGAAGGCCGCGGCAAGCGCCGCCGCCAATTGCCACGGCGCATAGGCCGCCAGCAGGTCCATCGCGTGCAGTCCTTCTAGCGCAAGTCGGGCGGGGTGGCTTCGCTGCGCAGCATCGCGATCGCTTCGTCGAGACTCATCACCCGCTGATCCTTCTCGCCCAGCGTGCGAACTGCGACCGTGCCTTCCTCGGCCTCGCGATTGCCCACAACCAGCAGGTGCGGGACCTTGGCGAGGCTGTGCTCGCGCACCTTGTAGTTGATCTTCTCGTTGCGCAGGTCGCTCTCGACGCGGATGCCCGCGGCCTCGAGCTTGGCGACCGCCTCCTTCGCATAGTCGTCGGCGTCGGACACGATCGTCGCGACCACCGCCTGCACCGGGGCAAGCCAGACGGGCAGGCGCCCGGCGAAATGTTCGATCAGGATACCGATGAAGCGTTCGTAGCTACCAAAGATCGCACGGTGCAGCATGACCGGGCGATGCTTGTCGCCATCCTCGCCGATATAGGTCGCATCGAGCCGATCGGGCAGCACGCGGTCACCCTGGATCGTGCCGACCTGCCAGGTCCGGCCGATTGCATCGGTGAGGTGCCATTCGAGCTTGGGCGCGTAGAAGGCGCCTTCGCCTTCCAGTTCTTCCCAGCCGAACTCTTCGCTCATCATGCCGGCTTCCTCGACCGCATCGCGCAGTTCCTGCTCGGCCTTGTCCCAGTCCGCATCCGAACCCAGACGCTTCTCGGGCCGTAGCGCGAGCTTGATCGCAAAGCCGAAGCCGAAGTCCTTGTAGACGTCGGCGGCCAGCTTGCAGAAGGCGCGCACCTCTTCGACGACCTGCTTCTCGGTGCAGAAGATATGCGCATCGTCCTGCGTGAACTGGCGCACGCGCATGAGTCCGTGCAGCGCCCCGTGCGGTTCGTTGCGGTGGCAGCAGCCCATCTCGCCCAGCCGGATCGGCAGGTCGCGATAGGAGGTGATGCCCTGCTTGAAGACCAGAACATGCGCGGGGCAGTTCATCGGCTTGATCGCCATCCAGTCGGCGTCCTTGGCGACGCTGGGATGCGCACCCGCATCGCTGTCGTCGACCTCGGGCACCATGTCGGGCACCGCGAACATGTTCTCGGCATATTTGCCCCAGTGACCCGATTGCTCCCACTGGCGCACGTCCATCAGCTGCGGCGTCTTGATCTCGCGATAGCCGGCGCCATCCATCTTGCGGCGCATATAGGCTTCGAGCTCGCGCCAGATGCGGTAGCCCTTGGGGTGCCAGAAGACACTGCCATGTGCCTCTTCCTGCAAGTGGAACAGGTCCATCTCGCGGCCCAGCTTGCGATGGTCGCGCTTGGCCGCTTCTTCCAGCCGCGTAAGATGCGCGTTGAGCTGCTTCTTGTTGAGCCAGCCGGTGCCGTAGATCCGCGTGAGCTGCGCATTCTTCTGGTCGCCGCGCCAATAGGCACCCGCCACCCGCATCAGCTTGAACGCCTGCGGGTCGAGCTTGCCCGTGCTCGGCAGGTGCGGCCCGCGGCACATGTCGAGCCAGTCCTCGCCCGACCAGTAGACCGTCAGTGCCTCGTCCTCGGGCAGTTCGCGCGCCCATTCGGCCTTGAAGGTCTCGCCCTCGGCTTCCCACTTCTCGATCAGCTGCTGGCGGCTCCAGACCTCTCGGCGCAGCGGCTTGTCGGCCTTGATGATCCGCCGCATCTCCTCCTCGATCGCGGGCAGATCGTCCATGCTGAACGGGTCGCGGCTCTCGGGCGCTTTCACATCGTAATAGAAGCCGTCGTCGGTCGCGGGACCGAAGGTGATCTGCGTACCCGGCCAGAGCGCCTGCACCGCTTCGGCGAGCACATGCGCGAAATCGTGCCGCGCCAGTTCGAGCGCATCCTCTTCGTCGCGCGCGGTTACCAGCGCCAGCTCGGCATCGCCCTCGAAGGGGCGGTTGATGTCGCGCAATTCGCCATCGACGCGCGCCGCGATCGCCGCCTTGGCGAGGCCCGGCCCGATCGCTGCGGCGACGTCGGCCGGCGTCGAGCCCTGTTCCATTTCGCGCACCGATCCATCGGGCAGGCTGATCTTGAGCAGTTCCGTCATGTCATTCGTCGTCCGTCTGGTTGCGGCGCCCATGGCACAAGGGCGCGCGCGCTTGAAGCGGCGTTTGCGCAAAATCCGGTTTCGGGAGGAAACGCCATGCCGCCCGAAACCGGGCGGCGGCGGCGCGGATCAAGCCGCGACCGACCGCCCCCGGTCACCCGGAGTGGTGGTAGTGGTCGTGATGATGCGCGCGTCGGGCATGGCCGGCACATTAGGTGCGGGCCGCGGGTTTCTCAACCCATATCGAGCGCGCGGCTTCCCGCCTGCGTCGAAACGCGGCGGGTATCGTTCACCCCGGCGCCCTTCTCGCGCACGCTGGAAACGAAGCGGAACTCGCTCGATGCGCTGGCCGGGGTGAGCTCCACCGCCATGTATCCGCGGCGCGATCCGTCCATCCACTTGAGCTGGCGATTGTGCGCAACCGTCTCGCGTTCGAGGACATCGACCGGGAGGTAGGAGGCGTAGCTTTCGAGTCCCGGGGAGGTCACCCCCTGCACACCGAATTCGACCCCGACCTTCTCCCCCGCATGATCGAGATCGAAAGCCCAGGCATTATGCGTATCACCCGCCAGACTGATGAGGTTCGCATTGGCGTCGAGCGCGGCCCTGAACACCCGTTCGCGCGCAGCGGGGTATCCGTCCCACGCATCCATGTTCAGCGGCAATTCGGCGCGGCCGGCCATCGCCCCGGCCAGGATGCGCTGGCGGATATAGGCGGGCAGGTCTGCCGGGAGCCCTTCGGTCAATCGCGGCGCCGTGACCAGATTGCCCATCAGCACCTGCTGCACCAGCACCTGCCACGGCTTGCCTGCAGAAGCCGAGCGCTTGAGGCCATCGGCCAGCCAGGCCTGCTGCTTCATTCCGAGCAATTCGCGGCTGCCATCGCGGTAGTCGCCCTCGCGGAAGGCGACGAGCGCAGCCATCGCGGCTTCGGGACTGGTCTTGCCCGACAGGATCTGGCCGTAGGAAAACTGTTCGGCGCGGGCGGTCAGCCGCGTTTCGAGCCGGTAGAGCGTCGCGAGGTCGCCCACTTCATAGGCGGCCCATGGCTCGTCCGACACGGGCATCCATTCGCGGTAGGCCTTCACTGCGGCGCCCTTGCGCACCGACCAGTCGCCCTCGGTCTCGCTCTGGTGGTTTTGCGCGCCGCCTTCCCACGAATCATTGGTGCTCTCGTGATCGTCCCAGCCGGCGATCATCGGGAACAGCTGGTGCAACCGGCGCAGGTCCGGATCGCGGCGATAGGTCGAATAGCGCAGCCGGTAATCCGCGAGGCTGACGATCTCGCGCGCCGGAAACAGCACGCGGCCCGATTGCGTCTCTTCGTTCGAGGGATAGGTGCCGGGACCGTATTCATAGAAATAGTCGCCAAGGTGCAGCGCGCAGTCGAAATTGCCATCGGCGGCGGCA
This genomic window from Qipengyuania sp. HL-TH1 contains:
- a CDS encoding sulfite exporter TauE/SafE family protein produces the protein MDLLAAYAPWQLAAALAAAFGSAFVRGLTGFGMAILLVPILALALAPVEAVLLANFLSLFIGLSEVRRLVRGAERSAWRISILVVLVTPLGLLALAATSDDLARFLIAMIALSAFFAILLPRRAGTEPGHLATGGVGVLSGLMTGYAGMPGPPVVPYYVGRAIPRETAKASMMLIFTIAAGAGLVSGAALGILAWRLPLLAALLFPAVLLGNWLGDRAAGRIGDALWRAVVGVILGGAALAALLRLL
- the thrS gene encoding threonine--tRNA ligase, encoding MTELLKISLPDGSVREMEQGSTPADVAAAIGPGLAKAAIAARVDGELRDINRPFEGDAELALVTARDEEDALELARHDFAHVLAEAVQALWPGTQITFGPATDDGFYYDVKAPESRDPFSMDDLPAIEEEMRRIIKADKPLRREVWSRQQLIEKWEAEGETFKAEWARELPEDEALTVYWSGEDWLDMCRGPHLPSTGKLDPQAFKLMRVAGAYWRGDQKNAQLTRIYGTGWLNKKQLNAHLTRLEEAAKRDHRKLGREMDLFHLQEEAHGSVFWHPKGYRIWRELEAYMRRKMDGAGYREIKTPQLMDVRQWEQSGHWGKYAENMFAVPDMVPEVDDSDAGAHPSVAKDADWMAIKPMNCPAHVLVFKQGITSYRDLPIRLGEMGCCHRNEPHGALHGLMRVRQFTQDDAHIFCTEKQVVEEVRAFCKLAADVYKDFGFGFAIKLALRPEKRLGSDADWDKAEQELRDAVEEAGMMSEEFGWEELEGEGAFYAPKLEWHLTDAIGRTWQVGTIQGDRVLPDRLDATYIGEDGDKHRPVMLHRAIFGSYERFIGILIEHFAGRLPVWLAPVQAVVATIVSDADDYAKEAVAKLEAAGIRVESDLRNEKINYKVREHSLAKVPHLLVVGNREAEEGTVAVRTLGEKDQRVMSLDEAIAMLRSEATPPDLR
- a CDS encoding alkaline phosphatase D family protein — encoded protein: MFATEPPAAAPLSALDRRSLLKTGILGLGVAGAPLAAQPGGQGFSHGVASGEPAAERVLLWTRFVGAQDTALEFEVSEMLDFSRVAAGGSVTARAENDWCCKAWAEGLEPGRWYYYRFTAPDGSHSDVGRTKTLPVGATDKFRMAVFSCSNLGFGWFNAYAHAAADGNFDCALHLGDYFYEYGPGTYPSNEETQSGRVLFPAREIVSLADYRLRYSTYRRDPDLRRLHQLFPMIAGWDDHESTNDSWEGGAQNHQSETEGDWSVRKGAAVKAYREWMPVSDEPWAAYEVGDLATLYRLETRLTARAEQFSYGQILSGKTSPEAAMAALVAFREGDYRDGSRELLGMKQQAWLADGLKRSASAGKPWQVLVQQVLMGNLVTAPRLTEGLPADLPAYIRQRILAGAMAGRAELPLNMDAWDGYPAARERVFRAALDANANLISLAGDTHNAWAFDLDHAGEKVGVEFGVQGVTSPGLESYASYLPVDVLERETVAHNRQLKWMDGSRRGYMAVELTPASASSEFRFVSSVREKGAGVNDTRRVSTQAGSRALDMG